In Nymphaea colorata isolate Beijing-Zhang1983 chromosome 5, ASM883128v2, whole genome shotgun sequence, one genomic interval encodes:
- the LOC116255141 gene encoding uncharacterized protein LOC116255141, with translation MALPLAASSSRPFIGHHPFKFGAHPSPFAPPCLLPGTSLRNSTHFPTCRRLRMESQSCCSSFPDATSADLDVSSAGLIREEDLLIVGPGVLGRIVAEKWRLENPACKIFGQTVTTNHHDELLKIGITPSLRDSKTTYKFPYVIFCAPPSQTIDYPSELRLAASKWSGEGSFLFTSSTAVYDSEDNGWCSEDSPVLPIGRSPRADVLLKAEKEVLEVGGCVVRLAGLYSSSKGAHLYWLEKGTVDSRPDHILNLIHYEDAASLAITILKKQLRGRVFLGCDNHPLSRVELMDIVNRSRKFNKTFQGFTGTSGPLGKRLSNLKTRAELGWEPKYQSFESFLGV, from the exons ATGGCCCTTCCTCTGGCTGCGAGTAGCTCCAGACCCTTCATAGGACACCATCCCTTCAAGTTTGGGGCACACCCTTCTCCGTTCGCACCCCCCTGCCTTCTTCCCGGCACCTCTCTTCGCAATTCTACTCATTTTCCGACTTGTAGAAGGCTCAGAATGGAAAGCCAATCGTGTTGCTCTTCTTTTCCCG ATGCAACTTCTGCGGATCTGGATGTCTCTTCTGCTGGTTTGATTAGAGAAGAGGATTTACTAATTGTGGGTCCTGGTGTGCTCGGTCGTATTGTGGCAGAAAAATGGAGATTG GAAAATCCAGCGTGCAAAATTTTTGGACAGACAGTGACTACAAATCACCATGATGAGTTGCTTAAGATTGGGATTACACCTTCCCTAAGAGATTCAAAAACAACATATAAGTTTCCATATGTCATCTTTTGTGCTCCTCCTTCTCAAACCATAGACTATCCAAGTGAATTAAG GCTAGCTGCATCAAAGTGGAGCGGTGAGGgctcattcttgtttacatcAAGCACAGCTGTTTATGACTCCGAAGACAATGGGTGGTGCTCTGAG GACAGTCCAGTTTTGCCAATTGGGAGAAGTCCTCGGGCAGATGTTCTTCTTAAAGCAGAAAAGGAAGTCCTTGAGGTTGGTGGCTGTGTGGTTAGACTAGCAGGACTTTAT AGTTCTAGTAAGGGTGCCCACTTATATTGGCTGGAGAAAGGCACTGTTGACAGTCGTCCAGATCATATACTGAATCTTATTCACTATGAG GACGCAGCATCTCTTGCAATTACAATTTTAAAGAAGCAGCTTCGCGGTAGGGTGTTCTTGGGTTGTGACAATCATCCTTTATCGAG GGTGGAGCTGATGGACATTGTGAATAGAAGCCGAAAATTCAACAAAACCTTTCAGGGATTTACTG GAACTAGTGGCCCACTGGGGAAGAGGTTAAGCAACTTGAAAACACGCGCCGAGCTTGGTTGGGAGCCAAAATACCAGAGCTTTGAGAGTTTCCTGGGGGTATGA